Below is a window of Demequina muriae DNA.
GACCGTCTCCACCAGGGCTATCGCGCCGAGGTGATGGCAGCCGCGCCGGCCATGATCGCCCACCTGCGAGCGCAGGGCATCGCCGCCGTCGTCTCGGGGGCGGGGCCGTCGGTGCTGGTGCTCGGCACCGACCTGGCGTCCCACGGTCTGTCCACCGGGCACCTCGCCTGGGCGGAGGGAATCGGCGACGAGTCATGGCGCTGCGTCCACACCGTCGAACGCGTCCCCGGAGCGATGGTCGAGCGGCTGTAGCTGGCCCCCGCATCGGCCGCCTCGCCTGGGCGGACGAGCGGATAGTGTCTCGGCATGGGGATTCGGCCGGCGCTACCTGGCGATGAGCAGGCGATCGCGCGCATCTGCGTCCTGACGGGCGACCGCGGAGCCGATGCCTCGGGCATGTTCGGCGACGACCGGGCGATCGCGGATGTGTACGCGCTGCCGTACCTGTACGGACCGGGCTGCTTCGCGCTCGTGTGGGACGAAGGAGGCAGCGCCGTGGGATACGTCGTCGGCACCGATGACACGCGCGCGTTCCAGGACTGGTTCGTGGCCGACTGGTGGCCATCGCGTCCCACTCGCGAGGTTCAGACCGAGGCCGATCGCTGGCTGCTGCCCGCGGCTCTCGACCCCGAGCGCATGCTCACCGACCTGGTCGACGAGTACCCCGCGCACCTCCACATCGACCTTCTCCCGGAGGCGCAGGGCAGGGGAGCGGGTCGCGCGCTCATCGAGGCAGCTGTGGAAGGGCTGCGCGAGCGCGGAGTGCCGGGCGCCCACCTGGTCGCGGCGAAGGCGAACGCCGGAGCACAGGCGTTCTACCCTCGCGTCGGATTCGTCCCCGTCTCGGAGGACCACAGTTCCGTCACCTTCGCGCGCAGGACGAGCGGTGGCTGACGTCCACGGTGTGCGTCGGTGGGTGCCGCCGCGCCCCGCACTGGCCGTCGCCGCCTTCGTCGTCGGCATCGTGATGGTCATTGCTGCCACCGCGTGGATGGTCGGGGGAGAGGGCCTCGCGATGTCGAGCGCGCTCGGCGCCGTGTCCGTGATCGCGCTGGCGGCGCGGCGGCCCTCGTGGCCGCACCTGCTGTGGTTCGGGGTGGTGCTCGCCGGGTGTGGCGCGGGCGCGGTCGCGACGGAGGATCCGCGCGCGGTCGGGGCGCTGGTCGCCCTGTCCGTCCTGGCGGTGACCCCGATCGCGGTGCGGTACGGGCCCGTCGTGGCGATCGTCCCCGTCGTGATCGCCGACCTCGCCGTCGGAGCGGACCGCATCGACCCTGGCGCCGCCCTCGCGGGCGTGCTCGTGGGTGCGCTGGTGTGCGCGGCGGCGATGCGGGCGCTGCCGATGCCGGCGGCTCCCGCGGCAGGCCGCGCGCCCTCCGGAATGGGCGCGTACCTCGCCATCCTCGCCTTCCTCGCTGGCATCACCACCGGCATCATCGTCGCGTACGACCTTCCGCACGGGGTGTGGATCGTCATCGCGCTGGCGATGGTGTGGGTGCCCGATGCTGGCGAGACGATGCCCCGGGCGCGCGCGAGGATCGCAGGCACGGTGGTGGGCGCGGCGGCGGGCGCAGTGGCGGCCACGATGCTTCCCGTGCCGGCTGCGCTCGCCGGAGCAGGCGTGGCCCTGCTCCTCAGCGTGGCTCTCATGTTCGCGGGCCGACGCCGCGAGTTCGTCGCCAGCACGGCGTTCGCCGTGGTGGTCGTGGTGAGCGTGGGGGGCGGCGAAGGCGCGTGGGACGCGGGATTCTCCCGCGTGTGGCTGACGGCGCTCGGCGCCGCGGTGGCGGTCGGTGCCGGGGTGGTCGTGGCCCGACTCGAGGGGTCACGCCAGCGCCGAGCATGACCGTCTCCAGGTCCGAGCCTAGAGTTGCGGAGTGAGTGCTCACTCACTTACAGTGCTCGGGTGACTGCACCCTCGACCAGCGCGGCGACGCCCCGTCCTGGGCGCGCCCGTCCGATGGCCCCCGATGAGCGCCGCGCGATGATCGTGGACGCCGCGATTCCGCTCATTCTCGAGCACGGCGCCGAGGTCACCACGCGTCAGATCGCGGATGCTGCAGGCATCGCCGAGGGCACGGTCTTCCGTGCCTTTGCGGACAAGACCGAACTGATCGACGCCGCGATCGCGCGCGTCATGGACCCCGCCGCGGCGCTCGAGGCGCTCAGCTGCATCGACCCGGCTGACCCGCTGCCGGTCAAGCTCGACCTGATCGTGGCGATCCTTCACGACCGCGTCAGCCGCGCCGTCGCGTTCATGGGCGCACTCGGTCCGCGCGATCACGCCCGCCACCGCGCGGGCGATCACGCCCGCCATCGCCCCATGCTCGGAGAGGCCACCGAGGTGGTCGGCGCCCTGCTGGAGCCCGACCGCGATCGCATTCGCGTCCCCATCGACACCGCGATCGACTTCATTCGGGTCCTCGTCTTCGGCACGTCGATGCCCTTCCTCCGCGACGCGGACATCGACCCGGCCTCTCTGTCCGACTTCATCCTGCGCGGCATCGCCGCTGAAAGCGAGTGATCCCGTGCTCTGGTCCCTGCTCGTCACCTCGGTGCGGCCGTACTGGCGGCTGCTCGCGGCGGTGGTGGTCTTCCAGCTCGCCCAGTCCGTCGCGAACCTGTACCTGCCGGCCCTGAATGCCGACCTCATCGACAACGGGATCGCCACCGGCGACGTGGCCTACATCTGGCGCATCGGCGCCGTGATGCTCGTCCTGTCGTTCGTCCAGATCATCTGCGCGACCGTCGCGATCTACTTCGCCGCGAAGCTGGCGATGGCGGTGGGCCGGGATGTGCGCGCCCGCATCTTCCACCGCGTCGGCACGTTCTCCGAGAGCGAGGTCCAGCACTTCGGGGCGCCCAGCCTCATCACGCGCAACACCAACGACGTCCAGCAGGTGCAGATGCTCGTGCTGATGAGCTGCACGCTCCTGGTGAGCGCGCCGTTCATGGCGATCGGCGGCGTGCTGATGGCAGTGCAGCAGGACGTCGCGCTGTCCTCGATCCTCGTGGTCGCCGTGCCGCTGCTCCTCGTTGCGGTGACGCTGGTCATCTGGCGCATGGTGCCGCACTTCAGGCGCATGCAGACGCGCATCGATGCGATCAACCGCGTGCTGCGAGAGCAGCTCACCGGGATCCGCGTGGTCCGCGCATTCGTCCGGGAGGACGCCGAGCGCGCGCGGTTCGGCCAGGCCAACGAGAACGTCACTGAGTCCGCGCTCAAGGCGGGCCGCCTCATGGCCGCCATGTTCCCGATCGTCACGCTGATCCTCAACCTCTCGTCGGTGGCCGTGCTGTGGTTCGGCGCGGAGCGCGTCGACAACGGCGAGATGCAGGTCGGGGCGCTCACCGCCTTCCTGACGTATCTGATCCAGATCCTCATGGCCGTGATGATGGCGACCTTCATGTTCGTGATGGTGCCGCGCGCCGCCGTGTCGGCGGACCGCATCGGGGAGGTGCTCGACACGCGCACCACCGTCACTCCTCCCATCGACGGCGTGCGCGACATCGCCGATGCCGGGACCGTGGAGTTCGACGACGTGACCTTCGCGTACCCCGGGGCGGAGGAGCCCGTCCTGCGGCATGTGAGCTTCACGGCGGGACCGGGCACCACGACGGCGATCGTGGGCTCCACGGGCGCGGGCAAGTCGACGCTGATCAACCTGATCCCGCGGCTCTACGATGCGACGTCCGGGACGGTGCGGGTGGGCGGCGTCGACGTGCGCGACGTCGATCTCGAGGCGCTGTGGTCCCAGATGGGGCTCGTCCCCCAGCGGCCCTACCTGTTCTCGGGGACCGTGGGATCGAACCTGCGTTACGGCCGTCGCGATGCCACGGAGGACGAGATCTGGGAGGCGCTGCGGGTGTCCCAGGGCGACGACTTCGTGAGCGCGATGCCCACTGGCCTCGAGACGCCGATGGGGCAGGGCGGCACGACGGTCTCGGGCGGGCAGCGTCAGCGACTGGCCATCGCCCGCGCGCTCGTGCGCGAGCCGAAGGTGCTGATCTTCGACGACTCGTTCAGCGCGCTCGACACCGCGACTGATGCGCGCCTGCGAGGCGCGCTCGCCGAGGCGGCGGCCGATGCGACCGTCATCGTGGTGGCGCAGCGCGTCTCGAGCATCGTGGGGGCGGACCAGATCCTGGTCCTCGATGATGGCGAGGTGGTGGCGCGTGGCACTCACGCTCAACTCCTCGCGACGTCGGAGACGTACCAGGAGATCGTGAGCACGCAGCTGCGAGCGGAGGACGCGTCATGAGCGCCGAGAGCAGGACGGCACCGCCCCGGCCCCGGCCCCATGGCGGGCCGATGGGTGGTCCGCAACTGCCGGCCGAGAAGGCGTCGGACTTCACCGGATCACTGAAGAGGCTCGCCGGACGGCTGCGGCCGGAGCGCGCCCTCGTCGCCCTCGTGGTGCTGCTGGGCGCGGGCTCGGTGGCGCTGTCCGTGATCGGGCCCAAGATCCTGGGCGAGGCCACCACGGTGATCTACGAGGGCTTCATCACCGGCGAGGGCATCGACTTCGACCGCCTGCACCGCGTGCTGATCGCCGTGGCGGCCATCTACGTGGTGTCCTCCGTGCTCGCGCTGCTCCAGGGGTGGATCCTCAACGGCGTCACCCAGCGCACGGTGCTGCGCATGCGCACCGAGGTGGAGGAGAAGATCCATCGTCTGCCGCTGCGCTACTTCGACCACCATCAGCGCGGCGATCTGCTGAGCCGCGTCACGAACGACATCGACAACGTGTCGCAGACCCTCCAGCAGACCCTCAGCCAGATGTTCACGTCGCTCCTGACGGTGCTGGGCGTGGTGACGATGATGATCGTGATCTCGCCGCAGCTGGCGCTCGTGGCGCTGGTGTCGATCCCGCTCACGGTGGTGATCGTGACGCAGGTCGCCAAGCGCTCGCAGTCGCGCTTCGCCGACCAGTGGCGTCACACCGGCGAGCTCAATGGCCAGATCGAGGAGACCTACACCGGCCACGCCCTGGTCAAGGTGTTCGGCCGTCAACGCGAGACGCAGGCGGAGTTCGACCGCAAGAACGACGAGCTGTACGAGGCGAGCTTCGGCGCACAGTTCATCTCCGGGATCATCATGCCGGCGACCATGTTCGTGGGGAACCTCGTCTACGTCGCCATCGCAGTGCTGGGCGGCATCATGGTCGCGAACGGCTCGCTCCCGCTGGGCGACATCCAGGCCTTCATCCAGTACTCGCGCCAGTTCCAGCAGCCGCTCAGCCAGCTGGGGTCGATGGTGAACCTGCTGCAGTCCGGAACCGCGTCCGCCGAGCGCGTGTTCGAGTTCCTCGATGCGGAGGACCAGACGCCGGACCGGGATCCGGCGGAGACCCCGGAGGTGTTCCGCGGCAGGCTGGAGTTCCACGATGTGCGCTTCAGCTACGACCAGGAGTCGCCACTCATCACCGGGCTCTCGCTGACCGCGGACCCCGGAAAGACCATCGCCATCGTGGGGCCCACCGGGGCGGGCAAGACCACGCTGGTGAACCTCATCATGCGGTTCTACGAGCTCGACGGCGGGCGGATCACGCTCGACGGGACGGACATCGCCCACATGACCCGCGACGACCTCCGGTCCCGGACGGGCATGGTCCTGCAGGACGCGTGGCTGTTCGGCGGCACTATCCGCGACAACATCGCGTACGGCCGTCCCGGCGCCTCTGAGGAGGACATCCACGCTGCCGCGACGGCCGCGTACGTGGACCGGTTCGTGCACTCCCTGCCCGACGGCTACGACACCGTGCTCGACGACGACGCGACGAACGTCTCGGCGGGGGAGCGTCAGCTCATCACGATCGCGCGCGCCTTCGTGGCACAGCCCAGCGTGCTCATCCTCGACGAGGCTACGAGCTCCGTCGACACCCGCACCGAGCTGCTGGTGCAGCACGCGATGGCCGAGCTCCGCAAGGACCGCACCAGCTTCGTGATCGCGCATCGGCTCTCGACGATTCGCGACGCGGACGTGATCCTCGTGATGAAGGACGGCGACATCGTCGAGCAGGGCACTCACGACGAGCTCATCGCCGCCGACGGTGCCTACGCCCAGCTGTACGAGGCCCAGTTCGCGGCTCCCCTCGACGAGGTCGATCCGCACGTGGACCTGCCGGACGTGCCCGCATCGGCCGATGCGCCGGTCGCCTTCGAGCACCCCGCGGTGCCGCACCCGCTCGACGGAGACGACGCACCCGCACCTGAACGGGACTCGCGAGCCTAGGGCGCGCATCGGCCGTCCTGCACGCGCCCTCCACGAACAGCGACGGCCGCCGGCCCACGAAGGGGCGGCGGCCGTCGTCCGTGGCGGCGCGCGGGTCAACCCGAGGAGGAGGTCTCCCGATTCGCGAGCCGCTGCTGGAGCATGACCGCGATGACGATGATGACGCCCCTCGCGACCAGCTGCCACGAGCTGGACAGGTTGTTCTGGGTGAACACGTTCACGAGCACCGCGAACAGCATGACGCCCAGCACGGTGCCGCCGATGGTGCCGCGGCCGCCGGCCAGCAGAGTGCCACCCACGACGACGGCGGCGATCACGTCCAACTCGATGAGCTGACCGTGCGTCGACGTGCCCGCAGTGGTCCGCGACAGAATGATCAGCGAGGCGATGCCGGCGCACGCACCCGCGATCATGTAGAGGTACACCGTGTGACGCTTGACGTTGACACCCGCGAGGCGCGCGGCGGTCGGGTTGCCGCCGATGGCGACCGTCCGGCGTCCGAACGTGGTGCGGTTGAGCAGGAACCAGCCCGCGATCGCCACGATCACGAAGATCCACACGATCCAGTCGACGCCCAGGAAGTCGCCGCGGAAGAAGTTGAGGAAGCCCTGGTTGTTCACCACCTGGGTCGAGCGTCCCGAGATCAGCTCGGCGAGGCCTCGCGCGGCGACGAGCATCGCGAGCGTCGCGATGAACGCCACCACCTTGCCGTAGGCGATGATCAGTCCGTTCGTGAGGCCCGCGAGCACGCCCACGGCGATCGCGACGAACACCATCAGCGGCCAGAAGCCGCTGGCCGCCGTCTGGATGGCGCCCATGGTGGCGATCACCGACGAGAGTCCGAGGACCGATCCGACCGACAGGTCGATGCCGCCCGCGGTGATGACGAACGTCATGCCGATGGCCATCACGCCGATGACGGCGGCGTAGCGCACGATGACGAAGAAGTTGTTCATGTTCATGAAGTTGTCGCCCGCGGTGATGGCGCCCACGGCGATCAGCAGCAGCAGCGCGACGATCAGTCCAATGCTGCGCCCGGCCGGGCTCGCGAAGAACGTCTTCATGGGGTTGGGCTTCTCGGCGGCCGATGCGCGGGTGGAGTCGCCGCTCGTGGCGGTGGAGGAGGTCGGCTCGCTCACGCGGCACTTCCCTTCATGATCATGTCGAGCACTCCGTGCTCGTCGATTTCTTGGGTGGAACGCTCGTCGAGCACGCGGCCGTCGGCGATGACGTGCACGCGGTCCGCCAGCCCGAGGACCTCCTCGATCTCGGAGGAGACGATGAGAATGGCGGTGCCTTCGGCGGCCAGGCGCCGAATCAGGCGGTAGATCTCCATGCGCGCGCCCACGTCGACGCCTCGAGTGGGCTCATCGAGCAGCAGCACCTTGGTGCCGTGGATGAGCCAGCGCGCCAGCAGCACCTTCTGCTGGTTGCCCCCCGACAGCGTCCGGGTGATCCGCTTGGGCTCTGCTGGGCGGAGCTCGAGCGCCTTCATCTGCTCTTCCGTGGCACGGCGCTCGGCCGGCTCGTTGAGCCACGACGCCTTGGCGAACCGCGCGAACGTCGACAGCGTCGCATTGCGGTAGATGGGCTCCTCCATGAGCAGCCCTTGACTCTTGCGCTCCTCTGGAGACAGGCCCATGTCGGAGAAGACGGCATGGGAGACGGAGCCCGGCTTGAGCTTCTCGCCCATCACCCGCACCGTGCCCGCCGTGGCCTTGCGGTGCCCGTAGATGGTCTCGAGGATCTCTGAGCGGCCTGAGCCCACGAGGCCAGCGAGGCCCACGATCTCGCCGGCGCGCACCGTGAGGCTGACGTCGGAGAAGTGCTTGCCGAGCGACAGTCCCTCGACCTCGAGCACCACCGGTGCGTCCTCAGGAATCGGCACGTGCGCAGGGAACGCATGCTCCATGTCGGTGCCCGTCATGAGGGAGATCAGCTCGCGCGTGGAGGTGTCCTTGACGGGGAGGTTCGAGGCCTGGCTCGCGCCGTCCTTGAGCACGGAGATGCGATCGCCGATGCGGTCGATCTCCTCGAGCCGGTGGGAGATGTAGATCACTGCGATGCCCTGGTGAGTCAGCTCCTCGATGACCCGGAAGAGGTTGTCCACCTCGCCGGAGTCGAGAACGGCGCTCGGCTCGTCCATGATCATCAGTTTGATGTCGTGGGAGAGCGCGCGCGCCATCGACACGAGCTGCTGATTGGCAGGGGAGAGCGTGCCGACCTCGCGCGACGGCGAGAGGTCAGGGTGGCCGAGCCGCTTCATGAGTTCGCGCGTGCGCTGCGCGGCCTCCCGGCGGCTCAGCACACCTCCACGCGCGAGCTCGTGGCCAAGGAAGATGTTCTCCGCGATGGAAAGGCCGCCGACGACGTCGAGCTCCTGGTACATCGTGGCGATGCCGAGCTCGAGCGCCGCGACGGGGTCAGCGATGCTCACTGACTCGCCGTTCCAGCGAATCTCCCCTGCATCGGGCTGGTGTGCGCCCGAGAGGGTCTTGATCAGGGTCGACTTGCCGGCGCCATTCTGGCCGAGGACGCAATGGACCTCTCCCGCGCGCACGTCAAGGTCGACTCCTGTGAGCGCCTTCGCGCTCCCGAAACTCTTCGCGAGGCCCCGGACCTCGAGTAATGACACGGGGTGGTCGTCTTCGATCACGCGACGAACATAACACAGGCTCAGAGTGGCCGGAAGGAGGAGCGACAGACCGATGCGGAACCGCGTTTTCCGCACGAATCCCGTTCACGGGACAGCTCGCAGCGAAACTTTTCGTAGCCAAACTGTTATGACGGAGGGGCGACAAAAGATGCGCGCCTCACAGTCACTTCTGCTACGTTGGCCTGGTCAGTGTGGACAAGCAGCCGAGTCGCATCGCGATCCCCGGCAGGCGTGCCCCCTACTCGCTGGCAATGACGACAGTGACCTATAGAGGAGGAACCCCATGTACGCATTCCGCTCCAAGCGACTGCGGATGATGGCCACCACCGGGGCGGCGCTCGCGGGCGTGGCACTGCTGGCTGGCTGCAGCTCTGACGCCGACAACGGTGACACCGAAGACGAGGCAGGCGGCGACGAGACCGCAGCGGCAGAAGAGGGCGGATCCGGCGAGACCGTCGTGATCGGCTTCTCGGGCCCCGCCGCCGACCACGGCTGGCTTGGCGCCATCAACTCGGCCGCCATCGCGCAGGCCGACGGGTACGACGACGTCGAGCTCCGTGTGGCCGAGGGCACCAACGACGCCAACCTGCAGATCAGCCAGGTCGAGACCTTCG
It encodes the following:
- a CDS encoding GNAT family N-acetyltransferase, producing the protein MGIRPALPGDEQAIARICVLTGDRGADASGMFGDDRAIADVYALPYLYGPGCFALVWDEGGSAVGYVVGTDDTRAFQDWFVADWWPSRPTREVQTEADRWLLPAALDPERMLTDLVDEYPAHLHIDLLPEAQGRGAGRALIEAAVEGLRERGVPGAHLVAAKANAGAQAFYPRVGFVPVSEDHSSVTFARRTSGG
- a CDS encoding FUSC family protein, with protein sequence MADVHGVRRWVPPRPALAVAAFVVGIVMVIAATAWMVGGEGLAMSSALGAVSVIALAARRPSWPHLLWFGVVLAGCGAGAVATEDPRAVGALVALSVLAVTPIAVRYGPVVAIVPVVIADLAVGADRIDPGAALAGVLVGALVCAAAMRALPMPAAPAAGRAPSGMGAYLAILAFLAGITTGIIVAYDLPHGVWIVIALAMVWVPDAGETMPRARARIAGTVVGAAAGAVAATMLPVPAALAGAGVALLLSVALMFAGRRREFVASTAFAVVVVVSVGGGEGAWDAGFSRVWLTALGAAVAVGAGVVVARLEGSRQRRA
- a CDS encoding TetR/AcrR family transcriptional regulator, with amino-acid sequence MTAPSTSAATPRPGRARPMAPDERRAMIVDAAIPLILEHGAEVTTRQIADAAGIAEGTVFRAFADKTELIDAAIARVMDPAAALEALSCIDPADPLPVKLDLIVAILHDRVSRAVAFMGALGPRDHARHRAGDHARHRPMLGEATEVVGALLEPDRDRIRVPIDTAIDFIRVLVFGTSMPFLRDADIDPASLSDFILRGIAAESE
- a CDS encoding ABC transporter ATP-binding protein translates to MLWSLLVTSVRPYWRLLAAVVVFQLAQSVANLYLPALNADLIDNGIATGDVAYIWRIGAVMLVLSFVQIICATVAIYFAAKLAMAVGRDVRARIFHRVGTFSESEVQHFGAPSLITRNTNDVQQVQMLVLMSCTLLVSAPFMAIGGVLMAVQQDVALSSILVVAVPLLLVAVTLVIWRMVPHFRRMQTRIDAINRVLREQLTGIRVVRAFVREDAERARFGQANENVTESALKAGRLMAAMFPIVTLILNLSSVAVLWFGAERVDNGEMQVGALTAFLTYLIQILMAVMMATFMFVMVPRAAVSADRIGEVLDTRTTVTPPIDGVRDIADAGTVEFDDVTFAYPGAEEPVLRHVSFTAGPGTTTAIVGSTGAGKSTLINLIPRLYDATSGTVRVGGVDVRDVDLEALWSQMGLVPQRPYLFSGTVGSNLRYGRRDATEDEIWEALRVSQGDDFVSAMPTGLETPMGQGGTTVSGGQRQRLAIARALVREPKVLIFDDSFSALDTATDARLRGALAEAAADATVIVVAQRVSSIVGADQILVLDDGEVVARGTHAQLLATSETYQEIVSTQLRAEDAS
- a CDS encoding ABC transporter ATP-binding protein — encoded protein: MSAESRTAPPRPRPHGGPMGGPQLPAEKASDFTGSLKRLAGRLRPERALVALVVLLGAGSVALSVIGPKILGEATTVIYEGFITGEGIDFDRLHRVLIAVAAIYVVSSVLALLQGWILNGVTQRTVLRMRTEVEEKIHRLPLRYFDHHQRGDLLSRVTNDIDNVSQTLQQTLSQMFTSLLTVLGVVTMMIVISPQLALVALVSIPLTVVIVTQVAKRSQSRFADQWRHTGELNGQIEETYTGHALVKVFGRQRETQAEFDRKNDELYEASFGAQFISGIIMPATMFVGNLVYVAIAVLGGIMVANGSLPLGDIQAFIQYSRQFQQPLSQLGSMVNLLQSGTASAERVFEFLDAEDQTPDRDPAETPEVFRGRLEFHDVRFSYDQESPLITGLSLTADPGKTIAIVGPTGAGKTTLVNLIMRFYELDGGRITLDGTDIAHMTRDDLRSRTGMVLQDAWLFGGTIRDNIAYGRPGASEEDIHAAATAAYVDRFVHSLPDGYDTVLDDDATNVSAGERQLITIARAFVAQPSVLILDEATSSVDTRTELLVQHAMAELRKDRTSFVIAHRLSTIRDADVILVMKDGDIVEQGTHDELIAADGAYAQLYEAQFAAPLDEVDPHVDLPDVPASADAPVAFEHPAVPHPLDGDDAPAPERDSRA
- a CDS encoding ABC transporter permease — its product is MSEPTSSTATSGDSTRASAAEKPNPMKTFFASPAGRSIGLIVALLLLIAVGAITAGDNFMNMNNFFVIVRYAAVIGVMAIGMTFVITAGGIDLSVGSVLGLSSVIATMGAIQTAASGFWPLMVFVAIAVGVLAGLTNGLIIAYGKVVAFIATLAMLVAARGLAELISGRSTQVVNNQGFLNFFRGDFLGVDWIVWIFVIVAIAGWFLLNRTTFGRRTVAIGGNPTAARLAGVNVKRHTVYLYMIAGACAGIASLIILSRTTAGTSTHGQLIELDVIAAVVVGGTLLAGGRGTIGGTVLGVMLFAVLVNVFTQNNLSSSWQLVARGVIIVIAVMLQQRLANRETSSSG
- a CDS encoding sugar ABC transporter ATP-binding protein encodes the protein MIEDDHPVSLLEVRGLAKSFGSAKALTGVDLDVRAGEVHCVLGQNGAGKSTLIKTLSGAHQPDAGEIRWNGESVSIADPVAALELGIATMYQELDVVGGLSIAENIFLGHELARGGVLSRREAAQRTRELMKRLGHPDLSPSREVGTLSPANQQLVSMARALSHDIKLMIMDEPSAVLDSGEVDNLFRVIEELTHQGIAVIYISHRLEEIDRIGDRISVLKDGASQASNLPVKDTSTRELISLMTGTDMEHAFPAHVPIPEDAPVVLEVEGLSLGKHFSDVSLTVRAGEIVGLAGLVGSGRSEILETIYGHRKATAGTVRVMGEKLKPGSVSHAVFSDMGLSPEERKSQGLLMEEPIYRNATLSTFARFAKASWLNEPAERRATEEQMKALELRPAEPKRITRTLSGGNQQKVLLARWLIHGTKVLLLDEPTRGVDVGARMEIYRLIRRLAAEGTAILIVSSEIEEVLGLADRVHVIADGRVLDERSTQEIDEHGVLDMIMKGSAA